In Verrucomicrobiota bacterium, the genomic stretch GCGCGATTTGGCGAAGTTGACCACCGATGAAAAAAATCGCGTGCTTTTGGCGATGGCGGCGGCCCTGGAAACTGCCGCGCCCGCATTGAAAGCCGCCAATGCGGAAGATATGCAGGTGGGCGCCCGCATAGGCCTTACTGCCGCGATGCTCGACCGGTTGAAACTGGACGATAAGCGCATTGCGGCGATGGCCAAGGGCTTACGCGAAGTTGCCGCCCTGCCCGATCCGGTGGGGCGCGTCTTGGACGAACGGACCCGCCCCAACGGGCTGCGCCTGCGCAAAGTTGCCACCCCGATTGGCGTGATCGTCATCATCTATGAATCGCGCCCCAACGTCACCGCGGACGCGGCCAGCCTGTGTTTCAAATCCGGCAATGCGACCATTTTACGCGGTGGCAAGGAGGCGCTTCACTCAAACCAGCTCATTGCCCAAACCATGGTGGCGGCGGCCCGGGCCTGCTTGCCGACGTTCCCGGAGCACGCCATTCAAGTGGTCCCCACCCCCGACCGGGACGCCATCCCGGCATTGCTTTCGCTGATTCAATATGTGGATCTCTGTATGCCGCGTGGGGGTGAAGGGCTGATCCGTGCGGTGGCCGAATGCAGCAAAGTCCCGGTCATCAAGCATTATAAGGGTGTGTGCCATGTTTACGTGCATCACGACGCCGATCCGGCGATGGCGGAGCGCATTGTCCTGAATGCAAAATGTCAGCGCCCCGCGGTGTGCAACGCCATGGAAACGTTGTTGTTGGACCGTTCCATCGCGCCGACCGTGCTGCCGTATTTGGTCACCCGGCTGGCCGAAAATCACGTCGAACTGCGTTGCGATCCGGAAGCGGAACAGCTTCTGCGGACTCAGGCGCCGGCCCGAGGTTGCCACGTGCGTCCGGCCACGGAGCAGGACTTTTACACCGAGTACAATGATTACATCATGAATGTGAAACTGGTGGACGGGGTCGCGGCGGCCATCGCGCACATCAACCAGTACGGCTCCGCGCATAGCGACAGCATCGTGACGGGAAACGAACCGGTGGCCCGCCAATTCCTGGCGGAAGTGGACAGCGCGACGGTTTATTGGAACGCCTCGACGCGGTTCACGGATGGCGGAGAATTCGGCATGGGTGCCGAGATTGGCATCAGCACGGATAAAATCGGCGCGCGCGGTCCCATGGGGCTGGACGAGCTGACCACCTATAAATGGGTGGGGTTTGGCACCGGCCAGATCCGGACTTGACGCCTGGTGAACGCACACACACATTCCCGGTTGACGTGATATTCAATTATTTATAGTATCCATTTATTATAACCATGACCCTTCCCCCCATGACCGCCGCCGAACGGGCTGAATGGATTCGCTCCAGGTTGCCCGCCGGTGGCCTGTTCGCCGGGCATGAATGGCGGATCGCACCGGACCCATTCCGGGTGGGCCCCGCGCTCGCCGGTGAGTTGGAAACCCTTGGGCGGGTGCTGCTGCAGTTTTATCGGGCGCTGAATCTGCTGTACCGTCACAGCCTGGATGGCAAACAGCCAGAGTGGGTGGCCCACTGGCTGGATCAGGGCAAACCGCCGGAATTATTGGCGATTCAACGCGCTGCCGCATTCAAAAATGAGGTGCCGCGGGTGATCCGCCCAGATTTATTATTGACGGAAGACGGGGTTAAAGTCACCGAGTTGGACAGTGTCCCGGGCGGCATCGGATTGACGGCCTGGTTGAACCAGACGTATGGCGGACTGCCTGGCAACGAAACGATTCTCGGCGGAACGGATGGCATGCTCCGCGGCTTTGCCTCCATTTTTAATGCTGCGGCACAAGTGCATATCGTCATCTCGGAAGAGGCGAGCACCTACCGTCCGGAAATGGAGTGGCTCGCGGCACAACTCGGGGCAGACCGATTTGCGGTGCGCGATGTGCGCTTTACGAATTTTTTGGCGGGCTCCGCCATCTATCGCTTCTTTGAACTATTTGATCTTCCGCAGGTCGCCAACAGCGCGCCCATTTTCACCCTCGCGGCGGAAAAACGCATCCAACTGACCCCGCCGCCCAAGGCGATTTTTGAGGAAAAACTGGCCTTTGCGTTGTTGTGGAATCGCAATCTGCGCGAATTCTGGCGGCGCGAATTGGGCGAAGGCTTTCTGATTCGTCTGCTTAAATTGGTGCCGTATACCTGGGTCGTGGACCCGGCGCCGTTGCCGCCGCATGGCGCTATCCCTGAATTAAATATTACTGATTGGAGACAATTAAAAACTCTATCCCAGCGCGAGCGAGACCTCGTCCTTAAAATTTCCGGGTTCTCCCCGGAGGCTTGGGGCGCGCGGGGGGTGTATATCGGCAGTGATCTTAGTTCGGCGGAATGGAGCGTGGCGGTGGATCGTGCGCTTACCGGTTTTTCCACGTCGCCCTTTGTGCTCCAGCGCTTTTTGCGCACCGTGCTGACGCCGGTTGCCTATCATGATTTCAGCGCCGGCACCCAGCGCACCATGCCCGGACGCGCGCGGTTGTGCCCGTACTATTTTGTGAGCGGCGACGGCCCGGCGGCGCGCGCAAACCTGGGCGGCGTGCTGGCCACCATTTGTCCAGCCGACAAAAAGATCATTCACGGCATGCGCGATGCCGTGATTCTTCCTTGTGCTGTCTCGAACAATGCGACCGCAGCTTGATTTTTTGTCTTTGCGCGCTGCCTCAATTGCTTAGAAATTCTGAAATTTTATCTATAAATTTTCAATCAATTTATACAGTCTAAACTTTAAGATAAATATTGATTTTTATCATGGCCCTGTTACGAGTGACACGATGAAAACTGTATTGGACAGGATTGCAATTATCACCGGTGATATTGTCACTCAAAAGGTGGATGCCATTGTGAACGCGGCCAACAAATCCCTGCTGGGCGGCGGCGGGGTGGATGGAGCGATTCATCGTGCCGCCGGACCGGGACTGCTCCAAGAATGCCGGAGCTTGAACGGGTGCGCAACCGGGGAGGCCAAAATCACTGCCGGCTACCACCTGCCGGCTAAACATATCGTCCACACGGTGGGCCCCATTTGGGAGGATGGCACGCATGGAGAGGATGAGGCGCTAGCGCGCTGTTATCAGAGCTGCTTCGCCCTGATGAAAACCCACCGGCTTTTTACCATCGCATTTCCGTCCATCAGCACTGGCATTTACAACTTCCCGCTGGCGCGCGCGTGCCGAATCGCCCTGACTCAAACCCGCATATTTCTTGAAAACAACCAGGAAATCCACCAAGTGGTCTTCGTGTGTTACGGGCCGGGAGCACTCCGCTGTTATCAGGAGGCTGCCCAGGAGATCTTTGTGGCGGAAACACCGCCTACCGGATCGTCTTCTCTGCAAGATGGACCGGCCACCGGAGAAAATCCTGCCAGCGGCCATTAAATTCCGCCGGCTGGGCCTCGCCGCCCGCATCGGTTATAAAAATAAATTGTATTTTTTATTTTTATTTCAATGCTTGTGAGAGCGCCTGATCCAGGTCCGCCCGCAGGTCATCCGGATGCTCCAGCCCGATGCTCAGCCGCACCAGTTCCGGCGTGATGCCACCCGCCCGCTGTTGCGCTTCGCCCATTTGCGAGTGTGTCGTTGTCGCCGGATGAATCGCCAGACTTTTCGCGTCGCCCACGTTGGCCAGATGGGAGAACAGTCTGAGAGAATCAATGAACTTCTGGCCGGCTTTGGCACCACCTTTGATTCCAAAGATGACCATTGAACCGGACTTCCCTTTCAAGTACTTCTGGTTCAACTGGGCCATTGGATCATTCGGTAATCCTGGGTAACGAACCCATTCCACCCCGGGCTGCTGCTGAAGATGTTTGGCGATTAAAAGCGCGTTTTCGCAGTGTCGTTCCATGCGTAAAGGAAGCGTTTCGATGCCTTGGAGGAAGAACCACGAGTTGTCAGGCGCAATACAGGCCCCAAGATTTCGCAGTGGTCCGGTCCTCATCCGCAGAATATAGGCGAGCGGACGCAGCATATCCGGCAAATCAATCCCCCAGCGCAGTCCGTGATAAGAATTATCGGGTTCCGTGTAAAGCGGATGTTTTCCGCCAGTCCAATTAAATTTGCCGCTATCCACCACAATGCCGCCAATACCAACGCCATGCCCGCCAAACCATTTTGTCAAAGAATGAACGACAATATCCGCGCCAAAATCTAGCGGTTTTGTCAAATATGGCGTACTGAATGTGGAATCCACAATCAACGGTAAACCATGGGCGTGCGCAATTTTGGAAACGGCTTCCAAATCAGTGATTTCCAGCGCCGGGTTGGACACCGTTTCACAAAAAACCGCGCGGGTTTTTTCATCAATTGCCTTCGCAAAGTTCTGAGGATCATTGGAATCCACAAACTTCACTTTGATGCCTAAAGCAGGCAAAATATCAGCAAATTGCGTATAGGTGCCACCGTATAAATTCTGGGCACTGACGATATTATCACCTGCCTGTGCGAGATTGATGATGGAATAAAAAATGGCACTGGTGCCTGAAGCAATTCCCAAACCACCGAATTCCGGAGCCCCTTCCAGTAGGGCAACTCGTTTTTCCAAGACATCCGTCGTGGGATTCATCAACCGAGTGTAGATGTTTCCCAGTTCTTTAAGCGCGAAAAGGTTGGCTGCATGTTCCGTGTTGCGGAAGACATACGAGCTGGTACGATAAATGGGAACCGCCCGAGAAAGCGTTGTCGGATCGGGTTGATGGCCGCCATGCAAGCATAAGGTTTCAAATTTCATAAGTTCGGTTATAATAATTAGGATTTGCCCGTTCGCAAATGTATTTCGTTATATTTCAAATAGCCTCTGTCGATTCGGCTCGCAAACAGCTATTGTTCCACGTGGAACAATTGTCCAACCCAACCGTCCGCGTATAAACCTGCTCACCCATCTTCGACGCAAAGATGATTCGGCCAATCTGTATTCGTTTCGCAATTTGCATGGATTCTGCTGGTTCACCTTCAAGCGTCGCCTGTCTAGTGTCTCACCGGAGCGCGGAATCCGTCCACGTGGATTTGCCTGCTTCAGGCGAAACGCACCGCTGATGGAATGACCGAACTGCTCAACGCAAACCCTAAGGACAGGAAGTTCCTAATCTAAACGCCCATGGTGTAAAGGCTAGGAGCCGTGAGGAGTGAGGGATTAACAGGAAAACGATGGTGTTCTGGTTGCGTGGAATACTCCGTACTATTGGTCATCCGCCGAATCAGCCGCTTTTTCGGGTGCGGCTTGTGGGACGCCCCGTTTTAGCCACACCAAAATAATACCGACATCGGCCGGGGTGACACCAGAAATTCTTGCTGCCTGGCCAAGGGTTTGTGGGCGAATTATATTTAGCTTTTGCCGCGCTTCAGGACGCAGGTTTGGAACCGTTTGGTAGTCGAACGTGATTGGAATTTGTTTTGATTCCATCGCTTTGAATTTAGCGATCTCCAATTCCTGCCGGTCTATGTAGCCTTCGTATTTTATGGAAATTTCAACTTGCTGAACCACATCCCACGGCAAGGAATCATTTCGTTCCGGCAATTGCGCGTAGGCGACTTCCGGACGACGTAATATTTGTGCCAATGTTAATGATCCATTCTTGGTGTTGGCAAGTCGTTCCAATTCTTGCTCAATTAAGGTACGCTTGCTAACTAATTTATTAAAGTTATACTTGGCCAATAGACCAACCGAATATCCAATAGCGCACAAGCGTAAATCGGCATTGTCTTGCCGCAGGATGAGCCGATACTCAGCTCGTGATGTAAACATACGATACGGTTCAATCGTTCCTTTGGTGACCAAGTCATCAATGAGCACACCAATATAGGCTTGGTGTCGCTTTAGAACCAGCGGCTCTTTTTCCTGTATGTGCAAGGCGGCATTGATGCCTGCCATTAAACCTTGAGCCGCCGCCTCTTCATAACCAGACGATCCATTAATTTGACCTGCCAGGAAGAGGTTGCGGCATACTTTGGTTTCCAAGGATGGATACAATTGGGTCGGTAAAACATAATCGTATTCCACGGCATACGCTGGACGCATGATCTCTGCGCGCTCGCAGCCTTCAATTGAACGAACCATTTGGACTTGAACCTCCAATGGCAAGCTGGTGGAAAAACCATTCACGTAAATCTCTTCGGTCTGAATACCTTCCGGTTCCAGGAACAATTGCTGGCGCGCCTTTTCTGGAAACTTTACGATTTTGTCTTCGATGGATGGACAATACCTTGGTCCAACGCCTTCAATAACACCTGAATACAACGGTGACTTATGCAGATTCGCATTGATGATTTCCGCAGTTTTTCGCGTGGTGTATGTGATATGGCAGGGGAGTTGACCTCCATTCATGTCAAGAATTGAACCATTTGGATATTTCCCCGGATCAGCATTTGAATTTTGTTCCACGTGGAACAATTCCTCTTTCCAATGAGTGAACCACGGCACCGGATCATCGCCGCCTTGGACTTGGGTGCGTGAAAAATCAATGGATCGGCGTAGTAACCTGGGCGGGGTTCCGGTTTTTAGACGTCCAAGTTCTAAGCCTATCTCTTTCAAGGAGGCCGAGAGGCCAGTAGCGGCGGCTTCCCCAAGGCGTCCTCCCGCCGTCTGGGTCAGTCCAATGTGCATCAACCCGCGCAGAAAAGTACCGGTTGTGACGACCACCGTGCGGGCAAGGTATTGAACATCAAATGCGGTTTCAACGCCATAAACCTGTCCATTTTTGTGAAGCAGTTTCATGACTTGGCCTTGCTTGCAGTCCAAATTCGCCTGTCGTTCACAGGCCCACTTCATCCGAAACTGATAGGCCTTTTTGTCGCACTGTGCGCGGGGAGCCCACACGGAGGGCCCTTTTTTGGTATTCAACATCCGGAATTGCAATCCGGTCATATCCGTACACTTTCCCATCTCACCTCCCAAGGCATCAATTTCACGAGTCAGATGGCCTTTGGCCAAACCACCGATGGCGGGATTACAGGACATTTGCCCAATCGAATCCAAATTAATGCTTAACAAGAGGGTGGAACAGCCCATGCGCGAAGCGGCCAAAGCCGCCTCAATCCCGGCATGACCGCCACCAACGACAATGACATCGTATTGATTTGGATAAACGAACATGTTAAGTTTTAGTGTTAAACGGACATAATATTTAGTCCAGAAATGGGTGATAGTATAGCGAAAATTTTGAATAACCAGACGCATGTAACGGTTTCCATGACGCCTTGGCAAGAGCACACCAAATGCCCATCGGAATACCAAATGCGCGTAGCTACAAATACTACGGAACAAAGAGTTTTTGCAATTATAACAGAACAATAAAAGCAGGACTGACTGAATAAAAATCATGCATCCGTGCATTTGGTAAAATACCTCCGTTTTTTCTGGTAACGAAAAGGATTTGCGCATATTACCTTGGTTACACGAAGAATTCAATTACGACCATGGCTACACTTGTTTTTGATATTGAAACAACCGCCTTACCACTGGAAACATTTGATGAGGCCCAACAGGAATATCTTCTGCGCGACGCGGATAAAATCACGGACGAAACGCTGCGTGCGGAGAAACGCGCGGAGATTACCCGGTTGTTCAGTCTTTGGCCGTTGACCGCCCAAGTGGTCTGTGTGGCGATGTTAAATGCGGATACCTTGCGGGGACAGGTTCTATTTTTAGCGGAGAGTTTTGATGACGGGGAAGAGGCCGGGCCGGTGGAATTTGTACCTTTTGCGGATGAAGTTGAGCTGTTGACGGCATTTTGGGACGTGGCGAAACATTACGATTCGGTGGTTACCTTCAACGGGCGAGGTTTTGACGTGCCGTTCATCTACCTCCGCTCCGCTTTGCTAAATGTCCCCATATCACGCCGGGACTGGCTCGGGTACCGTTATTCCACGGAGCCCCACTGCGACCTGGCGGATCAATTCACGTTCTATGGTGTCAGCGGACGCGATGGAGCCGCCAGGAAGTTCAACCTGGACTTCTACTGCAAGTCATTTGGCATCGAGTCACCAAAAGCCCAGGGCGTTACTGGCAATGATGTGGGTGCGATGTTCAACGAAGGAAAATGCCAGGAAATCGCGGAATATTGTCTGCGCGACGTGCAAAGCACAGTCCTCCTCTACAAAATCTGGAAAGAACGGCTGGCCGGCATCAAGTAACCTGTTGGATTTTACATTCCATGAGCACACCGCGCATCCAGGTCTGTTTTGCGCTAAGGGAAGAGTCCATCCCATTTGCCAAGTTAAGCACTGGAAACCCAGCGGTATCCATTTCCATCGTCGGCGTTGGTCAGTTTAATGCGACGAATGCCATTGAGCGAATCCTTTCCCAGAAATCGTTCCTTCCAGCCATGGTGTTGACGTGCGGCTATGCCGGCGGGCTGTCACCCGCGTTAAAACATGCCGCCGTCGTGTATGATGCCGATCCGGTTTTCCCCCTCACGCCCCGCTGCGCTGCGCAAGGTTGCGTGCGCGTTCAGTTCCACTGTGACACCCGCATCGTGTCCACGGCTGAGGAAAAGCGGCAGGTCAGAGCCACCACTGGGGCGGATGCAGTGGAAATGGAGTCTGCGCCCATCCGCCGGGCGTGTCAAAGGGCCGGCATTCCCAGCGCCACGATTCGGGTTATTTCGGATACCGCCACGGAGGACCTGCCTTTGGACTTCAACCGGATTATGAGTCCCAAAGGGTTGTTCAGCCCTTGGCGTCTGGCCGGCGAGTTGCTTCGCCATCCCGGAGCGGTGCCGGAATTGCTGGCGCTCCGCAAGCGGAACGCGCAGGCGGCGGAACAGTTGGGGCGCGCCCTGGCTGCCATTGTAAGTGGCTGGTAATTCCAAGTTTTATCGCTTCTTTTTATATATCAATCGTTTGAGTAAAATCTTACGATTTGATTTATTATTATATCTCTTAACTAATATATTCGCTTGTACTATGATAAGAAACTGTAATTTAACTAACTAAATTTTTTAAATACGTTATATATCGGTTGGGTCCGGCCGCCGGGACGATTGGCCGGGGGAAGGGCCGATCGAAGGCGGTAAAACCGGGGGATTTTTCTTAGCGCGAACCGGCGACCAGGCGGAAGGCGGCGTCCGCTTTCAGGCCGAGCAGGGCCGTTTTGAGCGCTTCGTCGCGCGCCTTATTGCGCGCCTTGAGTTTGGCTTTGTCATCCGAGATGGTGCATAAAACGGTTTGCTTACTCTTGCCCGCGCTCTCCGTAACCGCGCCATCTGCACGCTTGAGGTGCAGGTGCCACGTGGCGGTATAGCCATACTCATGACGAGGCGTCCCGAACAAAACGCTCATGCCCGAAATGGCCGCGACCAGATCGGTCGCGAAGCCG encodes the following:
- a CDS encoding glutamate-5-semialdehyde dehydrogenase, translated to MTLLEQMTELGKRAKAASRDLAKLTTDEKNRVLLAMAAALETAAPALKAANAEDMQVGARIGLTAAMLDRLKLDDKRIAAMAKGLREVAALPDPVGRVLDERTRPNGLRLRKVATPIGVIVIIYESRPNVTADAASLCFKSGNATILRGGKEALHSNQLIAQTMVAAARACLPTFPEHAIQVVPTPDRDAIPALLSLIQYVDLCMPRGGEGLIRAVAECSKVPVIKHYKGVCHVYVHHDADPAMAERIVLNAKCQRPAVCNAMETLLLDRSIAPTVLPYLVTRLAENHVELRCDPEAEQLLRTQAPARGCHVRPATEQDFYTEYNDYIMNVKLVDGVAAAIAHINQYGSAHSDSIVTGNEPVARQFLAEVDSATVYWNASTRFTDGGEFGMGAEIGISTDKIGARGPMGLDELTTYKWVGFGTGQIRT
- a CDS encoding O-acetyl-ADP-ribose deacetylase, translated to MKTVLDRIAIITGDIVTQKVDAIVNAANKSLLGGGGVDGAIHRAAGPGLLQECRSLNGCATGEAKITAGYHLPAKHIVHTVGPIWEDGTHGEDEALARCYQSCFALMKTHRLFTIAFPSISTGIYNFPLARACRIALTQTRIFLENNQEIHQVVFVCYGPGALRCYQEAAQEIFVAETPPTGSSSLQDGPATGENPASGH
- a CDS encoding O-acetylhomoserine aminocarboxypropyltransferase/cysteine synthase family protein, which produces MKFETLCLHGGHQPDPTTLSRAVPIYRTSSYVFRNTEHAANLFALKELGNIYTRLMNPTTDVLEKRVALLEGAPEFGGLGIASGTSAIFYSIINLAQAGDNIVSAQNLYGGTYTQFADILPALGIKVKFVDSNDPQNFAKAIDEKTRAVFCETVSNPALEITDLEAVSKIAHAHGLPLIVDSTFSTPYLTKPLDFGADIVVHSLTKWFGGHGVGIGGIVVDSGKFNWTGGKHPLYTEPDNSYHGLRWGIDLPDMLRPLAYILRMRTGPLRNLGACIAPDNSWFFLQGIETLPLRMERHCENALLIAKHLQQQPGVEWVRYPGLPNDPMAQLNQKYLKGKSGSMVIFGIKGGAKAGQKFIDSLRLFSHLANVGDAKSLAIHPATTTHSQMGEAQQRAGGITPELVRLSIGLEHPDDLRADLDQALSQALK
- the mnmG gene encoding tRNA uridine-5-carboxymethylaminomethyl(34) synthesis enzyme MnmG, giving the protein MFVYPNQYDVIVVGGGHAGIEAALAASRMGCSTLLLSINLDSIGQMSCNPAIGGLAKGHLTREIDALGGEMGKCTDMTGLQFRMLNTKKGPSVWAPRAQCDKKAYQFRMKWACERQANLDCKQGQVMKLLHKNGQVYGVETAFDVQYLARTVVVTTGTFLRGLMHIGLTQTAGGRLGEAAATGLSASLKEIGLELGRLKTGTPPRLLRRSIDFSRTQVQGGDDPVPWFTHWKEELFHVEQNSNADPGKYPNGSILDMNGGQLPCHITYTTRKTAEIINANLHKSPLYSGVIEGVGPRYCPSIEDKIVKFPEKARQQLFLEPEGIQTEEIYVNGFSTSLPLEVQVQMVRSIEGCERAEIMRPAYAVEYDYVLPTQLYPSLETKVCRNLFLAGQINGSSGYEEAAAQGLMAGINAALHIQEKEPLVLKRHQAYIGVLIDDLVTKGTIEPYRMFTSRAEYRLILRQDNADLRLCAIGYSVGLLAKYNFNKLVSKRTLIEQELERLANTKNGSLTLAQILRRPEVAYAQLPERNDSLPWDVVQQVEISIKYEGYIDRQELEIAKFKAMESKQIPITFDYQTVPNLRPEARQKLNIIRPQTLGQAARISGVTPADVGIILVWLKRGVPQAAPEKAADSADDQ
- a CDS encoding ribonuclease H-like domain-containing protein, with the protein product MATLVFDIETTALPLETFDEAQQEYLLRDADKITDETLRAEKRAEITRLFSLWPLTAQVVCVAMLNADTLRGQVLFLAESFDDGEEAGPVEFVPFADEVELLTAFWDVAKHYDSVVTFNGRGFDVPFIYLRSALLNVPISRRDWLGYRYSTEPHCDLADQFTFYGVSGRDGAARKFNLDFYCKSFGIESPKAQGVTGNDVGAMFNEGKCQEIAEYCLRDVQSTVLLYKIWKERLAGIK